AAGTGGGTCACCCTCTACATCGCACCGCTACTGCTCCTGATACCTATGATCGGCTACTTCAAGCCGCTGGTTCAGACGACCCTTGAGTGGCCGGCTAGACTGGCAATAATCCTCATGTGGATCCTCGGTGCCATCGAGAGCTACTACGCAATCAAGAAGAAGTACAAAGAGGAACTCGACAAGAACGAGGTAATCATCAAGGTCTGAGGTGATGACAATGGAGAGCTGGGTAATCTACATGTTGATAGCATGGGCAGTAATTCTCGGCATGGTGTACTGGAGCGTTAGCAAGCTCCTGAGCGCCGAGAAGGAAGCAAAGGGGTAAGGTATTAAATCCCTTCTTTCCCTTTTTGATTTGGGGGTGTTCTCGTGAAAAGCAGGGATATTCTTCTGGAGACAGCCGAGGTTCTTGAGTCCACACTCGATAAAATCGACAGGCTCAAGGTGCTCTCGGAGAAAGAGAAGGAGGCCGTTAAAACCAAACTAAAAAACGCTGCGGCGAATTTCAAAAAGCTGGCCGAGGAAGCTGAGAAGGACAACGAGGAACTGGCTGAGTTCTTCCTGAAGAAGGCGAAGGAGCTGAAGCTGGCGAGCGTTGATAAGAAAATCGAGGAGATGGGGAAGAAAGAATATCTAAAACTGGTTAACAGGATTGAACTCTACTCCCGTTCAGCTGAGTACGACTTCAAGCCAGAAAAGCTCGCCGAGCTGAAAAGAGTCTATCGTAAGTACATCTTCGGAATGACGTCGTTCTTCATACTGACGGGAATCTACTTGAATCAATTCCTGGCGGTGACGGCGCTAATCCTTGCGATACCGATAATACTCTCGATGCTGTCCCTCCAGAGGAGGGGCTACCTCGGGCTTCTGCTGGCATATTCAGCCATACCAATACCGCTGATAGTCGGCGCAATGGCGGCAAGCTACGGAATCAGGGCCCTCAACGATCCAGCAAAGATCGCGGAGATAGCGGGACACCTTAACAAGAGCACTACCTTCGCGCAGGGATACCTCGTCGTCCTAACGCTCCTCGCCGCGGTAGAGCTCTACCTCCTGATCAGCGCAGCGGTGGAGCTTTACAGGCACAGGCACGCTTTCCTTTAGTGGAGGGCCTCTTCTCCCCTTTCTCCGGTTCTTATTCTCACGACATCGTATACCGGAAGCACGAATATCTTGCCGTCCCCAGGGATTCCTCTCCTGGCATGCCGCACTATTATCCCAATGACATCGTCAACATCCTTGTCTGGGACAACGATCTCGATCTTCATCTTCGGCAGGAGGTCGTAGGGCGGAATACCACCCTGAACGCCGCGCCCCTGGACGGGATAGGCCGTCAGAGAAACGTAGCCTGCACTCTTCAGCGCCTTCTTGACGGTCTCAAAGTCTTCGGGCCTGAGAACTGCCTCAACCTTCTTCATGATACCACCAGAATAATTTGGAAAAAGTTGCCAAAAAGGTTTCGAAAAGGAAAAGCTCACTCCACTTGAGCTATGAACTTTTTCAATCTCTTGGTAGATATGCCGGTCTTTCTGGCGAGGTCTTCTATGTTGGCGTTCTTCAGGTCTTCGATAGTTTCAACGCCAGCCCTCTTGAGCTTTTGGAAGGTCTTCGGACCGATGCCCTTTATGGACAGCAAGTCTGAAGGCCCTTTTGAAGGAGCTTTCTTACTTACTTTTCGGGGTAGCCTTTTTGACTTTGAGGACTTTCTCTTCCCCCTCTTTGAGGCTTCGACGGCCTTTTTCTTAACTTCCCTGGTCTCTTCCTTTACCGGCTTGACCTTCTTCACGGCCAGTGCAAGGGAAGTTGCCTTCTCCGTGAGAACCTTGGGCTTTTCCTCAGTTTCCTCCTTCTCTGGCGGAACTTCTGGAGGTTCAACGTACTCCTCAAGCTCCGGCGGGTTTTCGCTGACGTAGGGCCCGACAACGACGGGCCTGAACGGGTTGTCACGCTCCTCAAGCTCTTCGAGGAGCTTAACGTCGAACTCGCCGATCTTGACGTACCTCACCAGTTCGTTGGCAAGCCTGTGGAAGTCTCTGCTGTGAATGAGAACCCTCCTCTTGGCGTACTCCTTTGCCTGTCCAGTCGTTATTAGGAACTGCCAGTCGCTTGCCTCCAGTATCAAAAGCTCCCTCGCCAGCTGCTCTATCACCCTGTTCGTGAGCTCATCCCTTCCGCGGAAGCGGCTCACTATAGCCACCATCCTGTCCTCCGCGCGGTAGATGTGCGGCCATGTCCACTCAGTCTCCTCGTTCCACCAAGTTGAGTGGTCGGAGTTGGCTCCCCATGAACCTTCTGGAAGCTCTATCTCGTGCTTTTCTCCTGAGTACTCCTCAAGGAACCTTGAGAGCGTCGGTGTCTCAACTCCCCTCTGATAGAGGAGCTCTAAAACCCTACCAAGCCATTTAACACCCTCGAACCACCAGTGGCCGAAGAGCTCGGTGTCGTAGGGAGCTACTATGATGCCCTTCTCGCCGAACTTCTCCTCGTGCTCTCTCAGGAGTCTCTCAACTAGCGAGACGAAGTGCCTGGCGTGCTCTTCCACGCGCTCCATCGCCTTGTCCGGGTCGTAGAACTCCTTCTCCCCAAGGCCGACTTCCTTGCTCGTTATCCTCCAGTACTGCCCGCCGCTCTTCGGGGCCTTTTTGTGGAACTCCCTGTACCAGAAGTCGCCAGGATAGCCGTAGTGGGCACTCCAGACCTGGTGGCCAGTCTCTCTGTTGCGGGCGAATACAGCGACGTTTGAGCCCTTTATCCAGTAGGGCCTCAAGGTGGTCTTCTCTGTATCGGCGATGAGAACCTCCCCATAGACATTGCTCGCCGGACCCTCATCGATGAGCCTGCTCTCCACGAAGAAGTACCTCAGCCCGAACTCCTCAAGGAACTTTTCTATACCCTGTCTCTTTACTTTCCTCCCGCCGGGAAGCTCCCACTCACCGGCAGGTCTGTAGGCACATTCAGGAAGCCATATCCCCTTCGGCTTCATTCCAAAGTGCTTCTCATAGGTTGCAACACCGTTGGCTATCTGGGCCCTTATCGCCTCGTCCCTTCCGAGGAGCGGGAGGTAGCCGTGGGTCGCGGCTGAGGTAATAACCTCGACGTAGCCCTGATCCTGGAGCTCCCTGAGCTTGCCTATTATATCTCCGTTTATGGCCTTCCAGTAGTCGTAAACCTTCCGGAAGTAGTTGAGCATGTATGAAACCGCTTTTTCGTCGTACTTCCCGGACTTCAGGTCTTCCTCCATTGCCTTCAGCTTTCTTTCCATGTACTCCTCAAACGCCTTCTTCATGTACTCGTCGGTTAGCTGTTCTGCCAGCACTGGCGTAACGTTTATCACTATGCCGAACTTTACTCCCGAGTCCCTGAGCCTCTCAAACTCCATGAGCAGGGGGATGTATGTTTCGCTTATTGCCTCAAAGACCCACTCCTCCCCGAAAGGCCACTTTCCGTGCTTCCTAACGTAGGGGATGTGAGTGTGAAGGACAAAAGTCAGGTAACCCTTCATAGTATCACCTGGAGTGGTTACACAGCTGAATATTTAACGTTAGCGTGTCCTCAGTTGGGCCTCGGCAAAAAGATGTACATCAACAACGTTGGGGAAAAGTTAATTTAACATCACTCGCTAAACATTAAAAGGTGAGCCCGATGGAGTCCTTAAAAAAGGAAGCCGGTTCGGGCATTCTGATGGGCATCGTTGGAGTGCTCCTGCTGGGGGCAATAATAAAGACCCTCGCAATGCCCGTCAGCGCTGCCCTAAAGCTTGGGGGAGTTATCTTCGACATAGGCGTTGCTGGGCTGGCATGGGTATTTCTTGACGAAGCCATTGAAAGTTCTGAATCCGACATATACCGGGCCATTCTGGCAATAGCCGCCGCTATCCTTGTGGCATTTGCGTGGTAATTCTCCGAGAGATAAGTCCTTATAAACTTCTTTCCTCAACTTTTCCCGGGTGAGAGAATGAAGGAAGAGATGAGCAGCGTTGACATACGCTATATCGTGCGCGAACTTCAGTGGCTGGTCGGTTCTCGCGTTGACAAGGTTTACCACGACGGCGACGAGGTGAGGTTCAAGCTGAGGACGAAGGAGGGGAGAGCAGACCTCATCCTGGAGGCGGGAAAGAGATTTCACCTCACGAGCTACATAAAAGAGGCCCCGAAACAGCCATCGAGCTTCACGATGCTCCTGAGGAAGCACCTTGGAGGAGGCTTCATAGACGCCATAGAGCAGCACCAGTTCGACAGGATAGTTAAGATCAGAATAGGAAACTACACACTCATCGGTGAGCTCTTCAGGAGGGGCAACATAATCCTCGTGGATTCCGAAAACAAAATAGTCGCCGCGCTCCGCTACGAGGAGTACAAGGACAGGGCGATAAAGCCGAAGGCGGAGTACAAGTTCCCTCCTGCCAGAGAGAACCCCCTTGAGGTCTCCTTTGAGAGGTTCCTCGATCTGATGAGGGAAGAGCCTGAGCTTGAGCTCGTCAGGGCTTTGGCGAGGAAGCTCAACATGGGCGGGATGTATGCGGAGGAGATTTCCCTGAGGGCGGGCTTCGAGAAGACGACGCCGGTCAAGGAGCTGAGCGACGAAGACCTGAAGAGGGTCTATGACGAGATGATAAGAACCTTCAACGACGAGCCCAAGCCGAACATCGTCTTCAAGGACGGGGTTATGCACGACGTCGTCCCGATAGAGCTGAAAATCTACGAGGGGTTTGAGAAGCGCTACTTCCCCACCTTCAGCGAGGCTCTGGATGAGTACTTCGGGAAGATAACGCTCGAGAAGGCCAAAATAGAGCAGACCAAAAAGCTCGAAGAGAAGAAGAGGGGGCTGATGGCCACCCTCAGGAAGCAGGAGGAAAT
This sequence is a window from Thermococcus kodakarensis KOD1. Protein-coding genes within it:
- a CDS encoding P-II family nitrogen regulator gives rise to the protein MKKVEAVLRPEDFETVKKALKSAGYVSLTAYPVQGRGVQGGIPPYDLLPKMKIEIVVPDKDVDDVIGIIVRHARRGIPGDGKIFVLPVYDVVRIRTGERGEEALH
- a CDS encoding 1,4-alpha-glucan branching protein; the encoded protein is MKGYLTFVLHTHIPYVRKHGKWPFGEEWVFEAISETYIPLLMEFERLRDSGVKFGIVINVTPVLAEQLTDEYMKKAFEEYMERKLKAMEEDLKSGKYDEKAVSYMLNYFRKVYDYWKAINGDIIGKLRELQDQGYVEVITSAATHGYLPLLGRDEAIRAQIANGVATYEKHFGMKPKGIWLPECAYRPAGEWELPGGRKVKRQGIEKFLEEFGLRYFFVESRLIDEGPASNVYGEVLIADTEKTTLRPYWIKGSNVAVFARNRETGHQVWSAHYGYPGDFWYREFHKKAPKSGGQYWRITSKEVGLGEKEFYDPDKAMERVEEHARHFVSLVERLLREHEEKFGEKGIIVAPYDTELFGHWWFEGVKWLGRVLELLYQRGVETPTLSRFLEEYSGEKHEIELPEGSWGANSDHSTWWNEETEWTWPHIYRAEDRMVAIVSRFRGRDELTNRVIEQLARELLILEASDWQFLITTGQAKEYAKRRVLIHSRDFHRLANELVRYVKIGEFDVKLLEELEERDNPFRPVVVGPYVSENPPELEEYVEPPEVPPEKEETEEKPKVLTEKATSLALAVKKVKPVKEETREVKKKAVEASKRGKRKSSKSKRLPRKVSKKAPSKGPSDLLSIKGIGPKTFQKLKRAGVETIEDLKNANIEDLARKTGISTKRLKKFIAQVE